The region CAGCAATCAGAACCAAGTCGAAGACGTGCAGATGTGATGCAGAGACAACAGCTGACATGTCAGCGAGTTTATAGCGAAAGGCCAACAAATGGCTGAAGAAAACCGCTAAAGTAAATCGCCCGAGTCGCAGCTTTCGCTGCCGGACCTGATCCTGCGGCGGTTCGTTCGAGAAGGATTACAGTAGGAGGGCGAAGGAACCTATTGAACCAATCTTCCGCTCAACATGGTGCCCTCGAGCTCGCCTGTCTGATTGAAGATATTGAAGTTTGCCGGTTTGCCCGACTGGATGCCATCGATAGTGTCGCCGAGACCAAGCAGGATGGCCGGATTGTTCGACGCGAGCCGAACCGCAACGTCCAGGGGGGCGCCGGTGAAGCGCTGCAGATTGGCGACAGCGCGATCGAGGGTAAGAACGCTTCCGGCAAGCGTTTGTTTGCCTCGCGCAAGGTCATCTGCGGCGAGGGCGCGTCCGTCGGCAACGTGTACCTTGAAGGTGCCAAGGGTGTACTCGCCGTCCGGCATCCCGGCGGCGGCCATGCTGTCGGTAACCAGGATTCCATGATGCGGGCCCTTGGCTTTGAGCCAGAGTCGCACCAACTCCGGCGCGACATGGACCCCATCGCAGATCAGCTCGGCATAGAGAGCATCTTCGTCCAGCGCGACGCCCAATACGCCCGGCTCTCGATGATCGAGTGGACGCATCGCGTTAAAGGTGTGGGTGGCGCTGCGTGCTCCAGCCTCGATTCCAGCACGAGCCTCAGCGGCGGTGGCGTTGCTATGACCGATGCTGACCCGCACTCCCTGCTGAGCGCAGTGATGGATGAGATCGAGGGCGCCCGGTATCTCTGGAGCGATCGTGATAAGGCGAATGTGTCCGGCAGCTGCCTGCTGAAAACGGTCGAAGAGCCCAATGTCCGGGGGAAGAATCTGCGCTGGGGGATGAACGCCGCGCTTCGCGTGCGAGATGAAAGGGCCTTCCAGGTGAATTCCTACGGGCCGCGCGTGCTTCGCGTCCCAGTCGGAACCAGAGCTTCGCTCGATCTCTTTGGCAATGCCCTCCAGTGAGGTCAGGGTCCTGTCGACCGATGCCGTCACCGTGGTCGGCAGATAGTGACCGACCCCGTGACTTGCGAGAAAACCGCCGAGCTTGCGGAAGACCTCCGGCGTAGCCTCCATGAAGTCGTGCCCCGCGCCACCGTGGGTATGGATGTCGAAGAAGGTTGCGGCCAATGTGTTAGTCGCCGTCTTAGGGGCGGAGTCGGGCTCGATCTTGGTGATAATGCCGTCTGCAGAGATGGTAACGGTGGGATGCTGGATGGTCTGGGAGGCGGTGACGAGGGAACGAGCTTGCAGAGTCTGAGGCATCAGGGTCTAGTCTAGGCCCCCGTTGAGGGAAAACAAAAACGTTGTGGGGGTCCAGGGAATTCGTTGAGGAAGATTCATTCGAATTATAGAGGATGCCTACAGGTTGCCAACTTACGTACATCCCTTTTCGTAGGCAAGTGTTCCTACGGCACTGTTTGTGGTGCGACACGGTGCTTAGAAATAGCTCGTACAGACAGAGAAATTCTGTAAAAAGCGCCTTTGCTCTAAGCTACAACTAAATACGCATTCGGTGTAGGATTCAATGTCGAAGACTGATGGGTCAAACTTGCGAAAGCAAAATAACGGGGAACGGATGATCTCTAGAAGGAAATTTATCGACACGCTTGCAATGGGAACCGCTGCTGTAGCGGTTAGTTCAACTGCAAAGAGTTATGGACAGATCCTTGGTTCAAACGAACGGGTTAATTTCGCCGTGATCGGACTTAACGGGCGAGCCGGAGCTCATCTCCGTTCGCTGAAGGCGAACGAGAAAAATGCAAAGATCACTCATGTCTGCGACGTGGAAAGCAACATATTGCAGAGATTTTGCGGCAAGGCAGAAAAGACGCTTGGTTACACCCCCGCCTCCGACAAGGACTTCCGCAAAATTCTCTCTTCCAGAGACATCGACGCTATCACAATAGCGACGCCGGATCATTGGCATACCCCAATGGCCATTGCGGGACTTCACGCAGGCAAACATGTCTATGTAGAGAAGCCCTGCAGCCATAACCCGGCGGAGGGAGCGCTTCTTGTTCAGGCCCAGCGTAAATATGGAAAGCATGTGCAGATGGGCACGCAACGCCGTTCTTCACAGCTTTATATCGACATTATCAGCAAGATTCATGGCGGCCTGGTGGGAAATCCTTATTACGCAAGGGCCTGGTACAGCAATACTCGCAAGTCGATTGGAATCGGCAAAGTTGCTCCAGTACCGGCAACGCTGGACTGGGATCTATGGCAGGGCCCTGCGCCTCGTCAGGCATATAAGGACAACGTCCAACCCTATAACTGGCATTGGTTCAAAACGTGGGGTACCGGCGAGGCTCTGAACAACGGCACTCACGAGGTCGATGTCTGCCGCTGGGCTCTCGGGGTTGACCTGCCGAAGCGCGTTACGGCATCTGGCGGACGGTACCAGTTCAAAGACGACTGGCAGTTTTATGACACGCTCGTGACCAGCTTTGACTACGGCGACAAGCTCATATCGTGGGAGAGCAAGAGCTGCAATGGAACGAAGATGTATGGCCGTGATCGCGGCGTCGTGATCGTGGGTACTACCGGAAGTATCGTCCTCGATGAAGGGGGCTATGAGATCTACGATCTGAATGGGAAGAAGACCAGCGAGTATTCGGCGGGAAAGGCGTCTCAGTCGGCGGACCTTACCGGTGCGGACAATATGACAGACCTCCATTTCGCTAACTTTATTGCTGCAATTCAAAAAGGCGAAAAGCTCAACCAGCCGATTGAGTCTGGCAATATCTCCGTAACGATGCTTCAGCTGTCAAACATCGCATGGGAGGTCGAGCGCGAGCTGAAGCTGGAGCAGGGCACCGGTCACGTTCTAAACGACAAGGAAGCGATGACGTTTTGGGGACGAGAGTACGAAAAAGGCTGGGCTCCTCAGCTGTAAGTTATGTCCTGCGATGACCCCATCGCCCGATGGGGCGCCTCTTTCGAAAGGCAGAATTCCAAGGTTGCAGAATCACATTCCTTCCCACTTCCTGAAACGGAGTGGGAAGGAAAAGATTGTGCAATGATGCCAGTATTATCTCGGGCGATTTCAGATTCAGACATGACATCTGTGGATACGCCTTAGCGGTATATCCACAGATAGACCTGTTTCCGTGTGTGTCATCCTGAGCGGAGCGCGTCAGCGCGGAGTCGAAGGATCTGCGGTGCGGAATGGTTGGCGGGCCAGCAGACCGCAGATCCTTCGACTGCGCTTCCCGCGATAAGACCGCGCGAAGCTTCGCTCAGGATGACACCTTCCTGGAGAAGGCCAGAAGTGGGTGCTTCCCAATCGACTGCCATCGTGCATTTTCGGGTGACCGTGATCGGATTCCAGGTATGTGTTGATATGCCGTTAGTGGCTGGCGACGGCAGGAGCAGGAATTCCCACCTCTGCCGCCGGTGGAATGGTTTGCGAGTTGGCCCATTGCCTCTGCGCTGTGCGCATACGGTCGATGCGTCCAAGCCACATCTGGATGGTGAAGTCGTATCGCTCCAGGTTATTGCGCAGGAAGTAGGGCCTGTAGCTCTTGAGCCATGCCTGCTCGTAGAGGTCGCGCAACAGGGAGTAGTTGTTGCGAAGGTCCTGCAGCCGGCCATTGACAGCGTTGATGGAATTCAGCTCGCGGGAGACCTCGCTGCGGTCGTCGGGATTTTTGGAGGTCTGAAGAGCGTAAGCATGCGCATAGCTGTCTGCAATCTCATCGGAGATCTGAAACTTCAGGCCGATGAGGTCCATGCGGCGGGCGCCCAGTTCCAACACATCCAGAGCGTCGGTTTCGCGCAAGTGCGGATTGGCAGCGCGGGCCTCATAGACCAGGATCAGTGCGCGTTCGGCGTGCAGACGTAACGCAGAGAGGATCGGACGGATCTGGCCGGCGATCCTCTGACCGTCCGCATTCCACGGATCCTGCCAGAAGACGAGGTCCTGTCCGTCGGTCTTATAGTCGGAGTCCTTGAGGAGCTGGTGGGCGGCCATCAGCTCTTTCTGAGCCTCGTCGATCTTGCCGGTAGCATCACCGTGGAAGCTCTGGCCGAAGCTGGACTGGAAGCCGGAGATAGAAGCCTCGCCCTGGTGCCACGCAGCCTCGGCGCCAAAGAGGACGCCGTACCAGTCGGCATTGGCGAGCGCCTCACCGTCGTCGTTCCAAATGGTGTTGAGCTGGCCCGTGGCCCCAAGACGCTGGCCGTCAGCCGTGAACCGCTGGATGTTGGCCAGTCCGTTGTTCCAGTTGGGATAGACGCGAGACCAGTTGTTGATGCCGGGAGCGACCCAGGTCTCGAAGCCTGCGTCGGTGAACGGCTTAATGTAAGGAACAAAGGTGGGATGGGGGGTGTACTCCCAGGGAACGGCGATGGTCGCCTTTTTAAAGGAATCGGGAAGCTGCTTGAGGAGTTGAGGCTCCTTATAGGCGATGTCGCCCCAGAAGAGAAGCTTGCGGTGGAGCGGCTGAAGGTCGGCTACGATCTTCTGAAGGAAATCGAGGTAGACCGTGCCGAGTCCTTTTGCGTCGACCTCGGCTTTGGTCTGTCCTTTGCCGAGTTCCACGGTCTCGTCGGCCCCGAGGTGAAGGAAGGGCCCGGGATAGACCTGGGCCAGCTCGTTGAACATGTCGTGTGTCAGCTTCTGGGCCTCCGGCTGGCCAGGGGCGAGAACCTGCCCATGGGGCGTCTCGGCGATGGGAGCGTACTTCTCCCAATTCAGCAGGTAATGGAGATGGCCGAAGGCCTCCTGCTCCGGAATGACAGTAATGTGGTACTTCGCGGCATATGCTACCAGCTCACGGGCCTGGTCCTGGGTCAGGGCTGCTCCAGGAGGCGCCATGAGGGGATGGCCGGTGTACTGCATGGTGTGCTCGAAGTACGGCGAATAGATGTTGACCTTGTACGCAGCCAGCAGACGGATCTGCTTCTTCTGAAATTCGAAGGTGGGAAAGGGGCCGCGAGAGAGGTCGTCGCTGAGTCCGCGGTACTGCATGGCCGGCCAGTCTCGGATGGTGGCAGTGTGGAGCGTGGCGTCCGGACCGTAACCGGTAATCAGCTGTTTGGTGGTTTGCAGTGCGTAGAAGATTCCCGAGCTGCTGGCCGCAGTTATGGCAAGCCCCTTCCCGTCGGGAATGATGGCGTAACCCTCTGCCTTCATTGGGGCAGGGAAGTCGGCCAGGGGCTTTTTGCCCGGGGTGGCATCGGTCAGGATGGACTTCGAGATCGGGGAACCGTAGCGCACGACAAGAATGTTGACCGGCGACGTGTTGCTGACGGCGATGCCCTGGGAGGCAATGTAACCCTTGAGATCGTCGATGGCGAAGGAATCTTCCGGCGAGCAGGGAGAGGCACAGGTGATCTGGATCCCCTGGGAGAGTGGCTGGACCGTTCCGGGCTGAGCTTCGCGTGGAACGGGGATCAACTTTAGCGGTGACTGGGCCGCGACGGACACACTCAAGGCAGTGAACAGCAGGGGGAGAGCCGGAAAAAATCGCATGCCGATAACGGTAAATCAGTTATGGGATATGGGACAGCAGAGGAGGGTGGGCGAAGGTGCGAACATCGGCC is a window of Edaphobacter sp. 12200R-103 DNA encoding:
- a CDS encoding Gfo/Idh/MocA family protein translates to MISRRKFIDTLAMGTAAVAVSSTAKSYGQILGSNERVNFAVIGLNGRAGAHLRSLKANEKNAKITHVCDVESNILQRFCGKAEKTLGYTPASDKDFRKILSSRDIDAITIATPDHWHTPMAIAGLHAGKHVYVEKPCSHNPAEGALLVQAQRKYGKHVQMGTQRRSSQLYIDIISKIHGGLVGNPYYARAWYSNTRKSIGIGKVAPVPATLDWDLWQGPAPRQAYKDNVQPYNWHWFKTWGTGEALNNGTHEVDVCRWALGVDLPKRVTASGGRYQFKDDWQFYDTLVTSFDYGDKLISWESKSCNGTKMYGRDRGVVIVGTTGSIVLDEGGYEIYDLNGKKTSEYSAGKASQSADLTGADNMTDLHFANFIAAIQKGEKLNQPIESGNISVTMLQLSNIAWEVERELKLEQGTGHVLNDKEAMTFWGREYEKGWAPQL
- a CDS encoding family 20 glycosylhydrolase, coding for MRFFPALPLLFTALSVSVAAQSPLKLIPVPREAQPGTVQPLSQGIQITCASPCSPEDSFAIDDLKGYIASQGIAVSNTSPVNILVVRYGSPISKSILTDATPGKKPLADFPAPMKAEGYAIIPDGKGLAITAASSSGIFYALQTTKQLITGYGPDATLHTATIRDWPAMQYRGLSDDLSRGPFPTFEFQKKQIRLLAAYKVNIYSPYFEHTMQYTGHPLMAPPGAALTQDQARELVAYAAKYHITVIPEQEAFGHLHYLLNWEKYAPIAETPHGQVLAPGQPEAQKLTHDMFNELAQVYPGPFLHLGADETVELGKGQTKAEVDAKGLGTVYLDFLQKIVADLQPLHRKLLFWGDIAYKEPQLLKQLPDSFKKATIAVPWEYTPHPTFVPYIKPFTDAGFETWVAPGINNWSRVYPNWNNGLANIQRFTADGQRLGATGQLNTIWNDDGEALANADWYGVLFGAEAAWHQGEASISGFQSSFGQSFHGDATGKIDEAQKELMAAHQLLKDSDYKTDGQDLVFWQDPWNADGQRIAGQIRPILSALRLHAERALILVYEARAANPHLRETDALDVLELGARRMDLIGLKFQISDEIADSYAHAYALQTSKNPDDRSEVSRELNSINAVNGRLQDLRNNYSLLRDLYEQAWLKSYRPYFLRNNLERYDFTIQMWLGRIDRMRTAQRQWANSQTIPPAAEVGIPAPAVASH
- the nagA gene encoding N-acetylglucosamine-6-phosphate deacetylase, which produces MPQTLQARSLVTASQTIQHPTVTISADGIITKIEPDSAPKTATNTLAATFFDIHTHGGAGHDFMEATPEVFRKLGGFLASHGVGHYLPTTVTASVDRTLTSLEGIAKEIERSSGSDWDAKHARPVGIHLEGPFISHAKRGVHPPAQILPPDIGLFDRFQQAAAGHIRLITIAPEIPGALDLIHHCAQQGVRVSIGHSNATAAEARAGIEAGARSATHTFNAMRPLDHREPGVLGVALDEDALYAELICDGVHVAPELVRLWLKAKGPHHGILVTDSMAAAGMPDGEYTLGTFKVHVADGRALAADDLARGKQTLAGSVLTLDRAVANLQRFTGAPLDVAVRLASNNPAILLGLGDTIDGIQSGKPANFNIFNQTGELEGTMLSGRLVQ